In Cydia pomonella isolate Wapato2018A chromosome 1, ilCydPomo1, whole genome shotgun sequence, one genomic interval encodes:
- the LOC133522867 gene encoding leucine-rich repeat-containing protein 57-like — translation MGNSGLKQHYDIASKTGVLQISDHKLKDIPVEVLSLSDILRNLDLSKNKLVHLPDDISKLKNLKQLNVESNRLETLPNSIANLKKMELFNASNNVLLELPSSFSNLSNLKQIYLNNNNFKQFPIQLLGLKNLDVVELSHNKITGIPSGMSQLYAAELNLSQNEISFISEDLHQAPRLKILRLEENCLSLDAIRPSLLRDSKIHTVNLDGNLFESKQLASMEGYNEYIERYTAMKKKMF, via the coding sequence ATGGGAAACTCTGGCTTAAAGCAACATTACGATATTGCATCCAAAACGGGTGTTTTGCAAATATCGGATCATAAATTAAAAGATATACCGGTAGAAGTTCTCAGTTTGAGTGATATTTTGAGGAACTTAGATTTATCCAAAAATAAGTTGGTACATTTGCCGGATGATATAAGCAAGCTGAAGAATTTAAAACAACTTAATGTCGAGTCTAACAGATTAGAAACATTGCCTAACTCGATAGCGAATCTGAAGAAAATGGAGTTATTCAACGCTTCTAACAATGTGTTATTAGAATTGCCATCGTCCTTCTCAAACTTAAGTAACTTGAAGCAAATCTACCTAAACAATAACAATTTCAAGCAGTTTCCAATACAACTACTGGGGCTGAAGAATTTGGATGTTGTAGAGCTTTCTCACAACAAGATTACAGGGATACCTAGTGGCATGTCTCAATTATATGCGGCTGAACTGAACTTGAGTCAAAATGAGATTTCATTCATCAGTGAAGACCTCCACCAGGCACCAAGGTTAAAAATCTTGAGATTGGAAGAGAACTGCTTGAGCCTAGATGCAATTAGGCCAAGTTTGTTGCGGGACTCCAAGATCCATACTGTAAACTTAGACGGCAACCTTTTTGAGTCTAAGCAGCTGGCTTCTATGGAAGGCTACAATGAATACATCGAAAGATATACTgcaatgaagaaaaaaatgttttaa